In Streptomyces sp. NBC_00433, a single genomic region encodes these proteins:
- a CDS encoding DivIVA domain-containing protein: protein MPLTPEDVRNKQFTTVRLREGYDEDEVDAFLDEVESELTRLLRENEDLRAKLAAATRAAAQNQQGMRKPEPQDRPVPAAISGPQPVQQQMPQQMGPPQQQGGMPQLPPGPSSQQHGPGPGQHPMQQQGPGPMGQHPMQQQGPGPMGQHPMQQQGPGPMGQHPMQQQGHPMQQQGPGGDSAARVLSLAQQTADQAIAEARSEANKIVGEARSRAEGLERDARAKADALERDAQEKHRVAMGSLESARATLERKVEDLRGFEREYRTRLKSYLESQLRQLENQADDSLAPPRTTPPAPSLPSASMAGSMGGSSMGNGSMGNGSMSNGMSGMAPAGAGAMGHNASAPSYGGGQGMGGHTPGPTYGGQQQMQPAMTQPMAPVRPQGGPSPLQQAPTPMRGFLIDEDDN from the coding sequence ATGCCGTTGACCCCCGAGGACGTTCGGAACAAGCAGTTCACGACCGTCCGCCTCCGAGAGGGCTATGACGAGGATGAGGTCGACGCCTTCCTCGACGAGGTGGAGTCGGAGCTGACCCGACTGCTCCGCGAGAACGAGGACCTGCGGGCCAAGCTGGCCGCAGCCACTCGTGCCGCAGCCCAGAACCAGCAGGGCATGCGCAAACCCGAACCGCAGGACCGACCGGTCCCGGCGGCCATATCAGGACCGCAGCCCGTGCAGCAGCAGATGCCGCAGCAGATGGGCCCGCCGCAGCAGCAGGGCGGCATGCCCCAACTGCCCCCCGGCCCCAGCTCGCAGCAGCACGGCCCCGGCCCCGGCCAGCACCCGATGCAGCAGCAGGGTCCCGGTCCGATGGGCCAGCACCCGATGCAGCAGCAGGGCCCTGGTCCGATGGGCCAGCACCCGATGCAGCAGCAGGGCCCTGGTCCGATGGGCCAGCACCCCATGCAGCAGCAGGGGCACCCGATGCAGCAGCAGGGCCCCGGTGGCGACAGTGCCGCCCGCGTGCTCTCGCTCGCCCAGCAGACCGCCGACCAGGCCATCGCCGAGGCCCGGTCCGAGGCCAACAAGATCGTCGGTGAGGCCCGCAGCCGCGCCGAGGGTCTGGAGCGGGACGCCCGCGCCAAGGCCGACGCGCTGGAGCGGGACGCCCAGGAGAAGCACCGCGTGGCGATGGGCTCGCTGGAGTCCGCCCGCGCCACGCTGGAGCGCAAGGTCGAGGACCTGCGCGGCTTCGAGCGGGAGTACCGCACGCGGCTGAAGTCCTACCTGGAGTCCCAGCTGCGCCAGCTGGAGAACCAGGCGGACGACTCGCTCGCCCCGCCGCGCACCACTCCGCCGGCGCCCTCCCTGCCGTCCGCTTCGATGGCCGGTTCCATGGGAGGCAGCTCCATGGGCAACGGTTCCATGGGCAACGGCTCGATGAGCAACGGCATGAGCGGTATGGCTCCCGCCGGCGCCGGGGCGATGGGGCACAACGCCTCCGCGCCCTCCTACGGCGGCGGCCAGGGCATGGGCGGCCACACCCCCGGCCCGACCTACGGCGGCCAGCAGCAGATGCAGCCCGCGATGACCCAGCCGATGGCTCCGGTCCGCCCGCAGGGCGGCCCCTCGCCGCTCCAGCAGGCACCGACGCCGATGCGCGGCTTCCTCATCGACGAGGACGACAACTGA
- the sepF gene encoding cell division protein SepF encodes MAGAMRKMAVYLGLVEDDGYDGPGFDPDDEFEPEMAAPPARAVTEQERAPRRPHSQHVPPSQHQPQQVEPPRLVHAPAPREPRIAPVASITPERHSLEKNAAVIMPKVVSEREPYRITTLHPRTYNEARTIGEHFREGTPVIMNLTEMDDTDAKRLVDFAAGLVFGLHGSIERVTQKVFLLSPANVDVTAEDKARIAEGGFFNQS; translated from the coding sequence ATGGCCGGCGCGATGCGCAAGATGGCGGTCTACCTCGGCCTCGTGGAGGACGACGGATACGACGGCCCGGGCTTCGACCCGGATGACGAGTTCGAGCCGGAGATGGCCGCGCCACCCGCGCGTGCCGTCACCGAGCAGGAGCGCGCCCCCCGCCGCCCGCACAGCCAGCACGTGCCACCGAGCCAGCACCAGCCGCAGCAGGTCGAGCCGCCGCGGCTCGTGCACGCCCCGGCACCCCGCGAACCGCGGATCGCCCCCGTGGCGTCCATCACACCCGAACGTCACAGCCTGGAGAAGAACGCAGCGGTGATCATGCCCAAGGTCGTGTCAGAACGCGAGCCGTACCGGATCACGACACTTCACCCCCGGACCTACAACGAAGCCCGTACCATCGGGGAACACTTCCGTGAAGGCACCCCGGTGATCATGAACTTGACGGAGATGGACGACACGGATGCGAAGCGACTTGTCGACTTCGCGGCCGGTCTGGTGTTCGGCCTCCACGGGAGCATCGAGCGGGTGACGCAGAAGGTCTTTCTGCTCTCGCCTGCTAACGTCGATGTCACGGCGGAGGACAAGGCCCGGATCGCCGAGGGCGGGTTCTTCAACCAGAGCTGA
- a CDS encoding YggS family pyridoxal phosphate-dependent enzyme, translated as MSGSQDIGRGGQLAASLARVEQRIADACRDAGRDRKEVTLIVVTKTYPASDVRLLAGLGVREVAENRDQEAAAKAADCADLSLSWHFVGQLQTNKVRSVVSYADHVHSVDRLRLVTALSSAATAAQRQVGCLVQVALDAAAGDRGERGGVAPDAVPALADALAAAPGLRLDGLMTVAPLAGEYAGQPRAAFDRLMEISSRLRETHPAATMVSAGMSQDLDEAVTAGATHVRVGTAVLGVRPGLR; from the coding sequence GTGAGCGGTTCGCAGGACATCGGCCGCGGCGGGCAGCTCGCCGCGAGCCTCGCCCGGGTCGAGCAGCGCATCGCCGACGCCTGCCGGGACGCGGGGCGGGACCGCAAGGAGGTGACCCTGATCGTGGTCACCAAGACCTACCCGGCAAGCGACGTGAGGCTGCTGGCCGGACTCGGCGTGCGCGAGGTCGCGGAGAACCGCGACCAGGAGGCCGCCGCGAAGGCCGCAGACTGCGCCGATCTGTCGCTGAGCTGGCACTTCGTGGGCCAGTTGCAGACCAACAAGGTCCGTTCCGTGGTCAGTTACGCTGATCACGTGCACTCTGTCGACCGGCTCCGGCTGGTCACCGCACTGTCCTCGGCGGCCACCGCCGCGCAGCGGCAGGTCGGTTGCCTCGTCCAGGTCGCCCTGGACGCGGCGGCGGGGGATCGCGGGGAGCGCGGCGGGGTGGCACCCGACGCGGTGCCCGCGCTGGCCGACGCCCTCGCGGCGGCTCCCGGGCTGCGGCTCGACGGGCTGATGACGGTGGCGCCGCTGGCCGGAGAATACGCGGGCCAACCCCGCGCGGCCTTCGACCGGTTGATGGAAATCTCATCCCGCCTGCGCGAGACTCATCCGGCTGCCACCATGGTCTCGGCGGGGATGAGCCAGGACCTCGACGAAGCGGTGACGGCCGGAGCGACACATGTACGCGTCGGAACGGCGGTACTCGGAGTCCGTCCCGGGCTCCGGTAA
- the pgeF gene encoding peptidoglycan editing factor PgeF translates to MIGHRISANGAHFAFTDRWGGVSAVPYDSLNLGGAVGDDPDAVRGNRDLAARELGRDPGRTVWMNQVHGREVAVVREPWGAAPAPEVDALVTTRADLTLGVLTADCVPVLLADPVAGVAAAAHAGRPGMVAGIATAAIETMITLGADPARTTAVLGPSICGKCYEVPAALRDEVAAVEAAAYAETSWGTPAVDVAAGVRAQLLRAGVRTVEGPVACTLESADHFSYRRDRVTGRLAGYVWLDGTG, encoded by the coding sequence GTGATAGGGCACCGCATTTCCGCGAACGGCGCGCACTTCGCCTTCACCGACAGGTGGGGCGGGGTGAGCGCCGTTCCGTACGACAGCCTCAACCTCGGCGGGGCGGTGGGCGACGACCCGGACGCCGTCCGGGGCAACCGCGACCTTGCCGCCCGCGAGCTGGGCCGCGACCCCGGCCGGACGGTGTGGATGAACCAGGTGCACGGCCGCGAGGTCGCCGTCGTGCGCGAACCGTGGGGCGCCGCCCCCGCGCCGGAGGTCGACGCCCTGGTCACCACCCGCGCCGACCTGACCCTCGGGGTGCTCACCGCGGACTGCGTCCCGGTGCTGCTCGCCGACCCGGTCGCCGGGGTCGCCGCCGCGGCGCACGCCGGGCGGCCCGGAATGGTCGCCGGGATCGCCACCGCCGCGATTGAGACGATGATCACACTCGGCGCGGACCCGGCCAGGACGACCGCCGTACTCGGCCCGTCGATCTGCGGCAAATGCTATGAAGTGCCCGCCGCGCTGCGGGACGAGGTCGCCGCGGTCGAAGCGGCGGCGTACGCCGAGACGAGTTGGGGCACTCCGGCGGTCGACGTGGCCGCCGGAGTGCGCGCCCAGCTGCTGCGCGCCGGGGTGCGGACGGTCGAGGGACCGGTGGCCTGCACCCTGGAGTCCGCCGACCACTTCTCCTACCGCCGCGACCGGGTCACCGGCCGGCTCGCCGGCTACGTATGGCTGGACGGCACCGGGTGA
- a CDS encoding YggT family protein, with the protein MSVALQVLYIALYCFLFVLIFRLVMDYVFQFARSWHPGKPMVVVLEGTYTVTDPPLKLLRRFIPPLRLGGVALDLSFFVLMIIVYILIYVVGSFM; encoded by the coding sequence ATGAGTGTCGCACTCCAGGTGCTGTACATCGCGTTGTACTGCTTCCTCTTTGTGCTGATCTTCCGATTGGTGATGGATTACGTCTTCCAGTTCGCCCGTTCATGGCACCCTGGGAAGCCGATGGTGGTGGTCCTGGAGGGCACCTACACTGTCACCGATCCGCCACTCAAGCTTCTGCGGCGGTTCATCCCGCCGCTGCGCCTCGGGGGCGTGGCGCTCGACCTGTCCTTCTTCGTATTGATGATCATCGTTTACATCCTGATCTACGTTGTTGGGAGCTTCATGTGA